In one window of Vanrija pseudolonga chromosome 5, complete sequence DNA:
- the ZRT1 gene encoding Zinc-regulated transporter 1: protein MRIALALTLLAGALAQTPTTSIPPPPGNSVGCVLHGDHYHCDGPASATLATATRSGIPPPPTESTGCTLHEDHYHCTGRVDGASSSSSSAHGDDHDDEHSSSHDDDGPCIIHVGHTHGKCSAQDLACGKILLEDFKMPLHIAAVFIVLVSSAVGILVPLGAGWMRRADNAEGKVDTVASLDAAALGKGGAWGKVFFVARHFGTGIILSTAFIHLLYHGFVMFNNECIGHLGYESTSPAIALAGAFVTFLLDFVGSRTARAKLDHAHAAATSAAPEGEEGKEVDGTTTLASSSLIGHSCTHEEAVVRTEQVWQVFLLEAGIIFHSIMIGVTLGAGSGQGWTTLLIVIVFHQFFEGAALGARITLLFWISKMRTFVLAIIFTLITPIGIAIGIGVRNSFSQNGKAALLSVGILNSISAGILLYTAFKLLAVDFTDGPLKRAKVSTVCVALGAVVVGMVAMSVLGKWA from the exons ATGCGCATCGCCCTCGCATTGacgctcctcgccggcgcgctcgcgcagacgcccacgacgagcatcccgcccccgccgggAAATAGCGTCGGGTGCGTCCTCCACGGCGACCACTACCACTGTGACGGCCCAGCATCAGCCACGTTggccacggcgacgcgcagcggcatcccgcccccgccgaccgAGAGCACGGGGTGCACGCTCCACGAGGACCACTACCACTGTACTGGGCGTgtggacggcgcgagcagcagcagcagctcggcgcacGGTGATgaccatgacgacgagcacagCAGCTCGCACGATGACGACGGGCCATGTATCATCCATGTCGGGCATAC CCACGGAAAGTGCTCCGCTCAAGACCTGGCATGTGGCAAGATCCTGCTCGAGGACTTCAAGATGCCGCTGCACATCGCGGCCGTGTTCATCGTGCTCGTGTCTTCGGCCGTGGGCATCCTCgtgcccctcggcgcggggtggATGCGGCGCGCAGACAACGCAGAGGGCAAGGTCGATACTGttgcctcgctcgacgccgcggcattgggcaagggcggcgcgtggggcAAGGTCTTCTTCGTTGCGCGGCACTTCGGCACGGGCATCATCCTGTCCACGGCCTTCATCCACCTGCTGTACCACGGCTTTGTCATGTTCAACAACGAGTGTATCGGGCACCTGGGGTACGAGAGCACGTCGCCTgcgatcgcgctcgcgggcgcgTTCGTCACGTTCCTGCTCGACTTTGTGggctcgcgcaccgcgcgcgccaagctcgaccacGCCCATGCCGcggccacctccgccgcgcccgagggcgaggagggcaaggaggtcgacgggACCACGACgctcgcgagctcgagcctCATCGGCCACTCGTGTACCCACGAAGAGGCGGTCGTGCGCACCGAGCAGGTGTGGCAGGTGTTCCTTCTCGAGGCGGGCATCATCTTCCACTCGATCATGATCGGTGTTaccctcggcgcggggtcCGGCCAGGGCTGGACGACGCTGTTGATTGTTATCGTGTTCCACCAGTTCTTTGAGGGCGCCGC CCTCGGAGCCCGCATCACGCTCCTCTTCTGGATCTCCAAGATGCGCACGTTtgtcctcgccatcatctTCACGCTCATCACGCCCATCGGCATCGCGATCGGCATCGGAGTCCGCAACTCGTTCTCGCAGAACGGCAAGGCCGCGCTCCTGAGTGTGGGCATTCTCAACTCGATCTCGGCGGGCATTCTC CTCTACACCGCATTCAAgctcctcgctgtcgacTTTACCGACGGCCCGCTCAAGCGCGCCAAGGTGTCGACCGTGTgcgtggcgctcggcgccgtcgtcgtcggcatggtCGCCATGAGCGTGCTGGGCAAGTGGGCGTAA